GTCCAAATGCGGCTGGTTCTGCGCCAGCGGGGCCAGGAACGACTGCGGGTACCAGGTGTTCCCGTCCGCCTGCGGCGCGAGGTACGTGAACGCACTCAGGTTGAATTCGCGTTCCAGGCTCAGGATGTCGGCCGCCGTGCCGCCGCGCCCGTGCAGCAGGACCATCGCCACCCGCGCGTCGGCCAGTGGGCGACCGGCCGTCAGGACCTGCACGCCCTGCCCGTCCGCTTCGGGTTCGGCCGGCGCAGTCTGGCTGTTCAGGTCGCGTCCGCCGATGGTCACGCCGTACTCGCGGTTCAGGATGCGGGGCACGTGCGCCTCGATCTGTGCGCGCTGCGGCTCGAACCACGCCGGGAGTTTCAGGTGCCGCCCGAGTTCCTCGACCGCCTCGTCGTCCGGGAAGCCGGGGGCGTCGGTGGCGATCTCGAACAGCACGCCGTTCGGTTCGCGGAAGTAGATGGAATGGAAGTACTGGCGGTCCTGCACCGTGGTGGGGCGGTACCCGGCCTCGCTCAGGGATGCCATGTACGCTTCCTGCTCGGCGTCGTCGCGGGTGCGCAGGGCCACGTGGTGCACGCTGCCCGCGCCGAAGGTGCCGCGCGGCTGGCCCGGCCGTTCCACGACGTCCACGAACAGGCCCACGCCGTCGCCGCTGCCCCGGAAGCGCGTGCGGGTGCCTTCCGGGTCGGGTTCGCTGCCGACCTCCGTGAAGCCCAGTTGCCCGACCAGCAGCTGACGCACGGCGTCCGTGTCGCGCACCCAGGCGGTCACGGAGTGAAAGCCGCGCAGGTCATGGTCGGCCGGGACGGGCGAGGCGGGCCAGGGCTGCACCGGCACGCCGTCGTCGAAGGCCAGTTCGATCCAGGTGCCGTCCGGGTCCTCGAAGGTCAGGACCGGCTGCCCGAAGCGGGTGCTGGCCGTGGGGTTCAGGCCGTGCCCCGCGAGGCGGTCCTGCCAGTAGGCGTGGCTGGCGGCCGGGACCGAGTACGCCAGGGCGACGACCTCGCCGTTGCCGCGCACGCCGCGCCGCGCGCCGGGCCAGGGGAAGTGGGTCATGATCGTGCCGGGCTGCCCGGTCCGGTCGCCGTAATAGAAGTGGTACGTGCCGGGGTCGTCGAAGTTCACGGTGACCTTCACCAGCCGCTGCCCGAGCACCTGCGTGTAGAAGTCCACGTTGCGCTGGGGGTCGCTGGCCATGACGGTCAGGTGGTGCAGGCCCTGGACGGGGCTGGTGCCGGGAGCGGGGGAAAAGGAGGTCATGGGGCCATATTACTTAACATTGAACTATTAAAAGTGATGTGGATCACATGGGGTGCCTGTGCAGATCCTCCAGCGTCCACGCACCATCAAACAGCACGGGCGGAGAGGTACCCGCCCGCCGTTCCCGGCCCCTCCCCACCCTGCCTGTCCTGCCCTGTCATCCGGACTCCGGGTTGCCAGCTGCACACCCGGAACCCGCTCTGCTTTCATTCGTTCTGCCGCGCAGCTCTGCGAATCCGTACGAGTTCGTATCAGGCGCTGCCGCGTGCGTTGCGGCGCCTGCCTGCCCCGACCGGCTCAGCCTGCTCACGCTCCCTCAGCGCCAGTCCCAGCTTCTTCGACAGGCTGGTCAGTTGATCGCGTTCCTCGCCCGTCAGGACCGAGAACACCTCGCGGATGCCCGCCACGTGGGCCGGCAGGACCCGCCCGATCAGCGCCTCGCCGTCCGGGGTCAGGGAGACCCGCATGATCCGGCGGTCCACCTCGTCCCGGTCGCGGCGCACCAGTCCGTCGCGTTCCAGGTTGTCGATCACCATGGTCAGGTTCCCGCTGGACCGCAGGATCTTCTCGGCCAGTTCCCGCTGGCTCAGCGGCCCCAGGTGGTACAGCGCCTCGATCACACCGAACTGGCTGATGGTCAGGTTGTGCGCGGCCAGGTGCCGGTTCGAGGCGACCTCCACGGCGTGAGACGCGCGCCACAGTTTCACGTAGGCGTCCAACGCCGCTCGGTCCTCGGGTGAGCCAGCGTAACGGTTAGGCATGACGCACATGCTCGCCGCGAGTCCTCATGAAGTCAAGTAAACGCCCCCGGTCGCGTGTGGACCGGGGGCGGCGCGTTCAGGGTCGCGCAGGGTCGGCGTTCACGTCAGCTGCGCGCGCGGTACTCCTCGGTCGCCAGGCGGATGCAGGCGGCCACGGCGCGCATCGCCACGTAGACTTCCTCGACCGGCGGGCGGGTCGGCGCGAGGCGGATGTTGCTGTTGTGCGGGTCCTTCCCGCCGGGGTACGTGGCGCCCGCCGGGGTCAGGCTCACGCCCGCCGCGTCGGCCAGGGCGACCACGCGGTCCGCGACCGGCTCGGCCGTATCGAGGCTGATGAAGTACCCGCCGCGCGGATTCTTCCAGGTGGCGAACGTGCCGTCCGTGCCGAGTTCCTCGCTCAGGACCTCGTTCACCGCGCGGAACTTCGGTTCGATCAGCGCCGCGTGCGCCGCCATCAGGCCCTCCAGCCCGCCCGGGTAATCACGCAGGAACTTCACGTGCCGCGCCTGCTCGACCTTGTTCGGGCCGATGCTCTGCGCGTTCAGGTACTTCGAGAGCCACTTCACGTTGTCCTCGCTGCTGCCCAGGAAGCCCAGGCCCGCCCCGGCGAACGTGACCTTGCTGGTGCTGGCGAACACGAACGCCCGGTCCGGGAAGCCCCCGTCACGGGAGAGCGTCACGAGGTTCACCGGCTTGTCCTGCGCCGCCGGGTCCGGCGACAGGTGATGCACGCGGTACGCGTCGTCCGCGAAGACCGTGAAGTCCGGCGCGGCCGCCTTCAGCGAGGTCAGGCGGCGGGCCTTCTCGGCGCTGATGGTCTCGCCGCCGGGGTTCGAGTACGTCGGCACGAACAGCACGCCCTTCACGGACGGGTCGGCCGCCGCGAGCCGTTCGATGGCGTCCACGTCCGGCCCGTCGGGCTGCATGTCCACGGTCAGCAGCTCGAAGCCCAGCGTTTCCAGCAGCAGGAAGTGTCGGTCGTAGCCGGGCGTCGTGACGATCATCTTCGGCGACTGACCCGCCCAGGGCTTCCCGCCGCGCAGGCCGTGCAGCAGCGCGAACGTCAGCACGTAGCCCTGCAGTTCCAGGCTGGCGTTGTTCCACACGATCATGTTCTCGGGTTTCAGGTCCAGGTACGCGCCGAACAGCGCCCGCGCGGACGGCAGGCCCGCCACGCCGCCGGGGTAGTTGCGCAGGTCCAGGCCGTCCATGTGCGTGTCGTTCTCGCCCAGCGCGCCCAGCAGGGCGTTGCTCAGGTCGAAGTCCGCGTCGGCGGGCTGCCCGCGCTGCATGTTCAGTTTCAGGCCCTGCGCCCGCACCGCCTCGTAGGCCGCGCGCGCCCGTTCCAGTCCCGTTCCCGCTCCTGTTCCCACCGTGTCGCTCGTCATGCCCCCAGGGTAACGGCCCGCGCGGGCCAGGGTGCCCCGCTTGTGCGGTCAGCTTCCGGTATGGGGGCGGGAGAGGTCTGCGGCGCGGCCGGGTGTTACACTTCTGGCGCCCGGACCGTCACGGCCCACCCGTCACGACCCGACCATCGCGGCCCGGAGCGTTCCCTTTTGCATCCTCACCCATTTTCAGTTCTGCCCAACAGGAGAGACCCAATGCAGTACATCGTCCACCGTCCGCGCGTCGGGGTGTTCATCGACACCCAGAACCTCTACCACTCGGCCCGTGACCTGCTGGAACGCACCGTGAACTTCGAGACGATCCTGAACGTCGCCACGCACGAACGCGAACTCGT
The genomic region above belongs to Deinococcus seoulensis and contains:
- a CDS encoding VOC family protein codes for the protein MTSFSPAPGTSPVQGLHHLTVMASDPQRNVDFYTQVLGQRLVKVTVNFDDPGTYHFYYGDRTGQPGTIMTHFPWPGARRGVRGNGEVVALAYSVPAASHAYWQDRLAGHGLNPTASTRFGQPVLTFEDPDGTWIELAFDDGVPVQPWPASPVPADHDLRGFHSVTAWVRDTDAVRQLLVGQLGFTEVGSEPDPEGTRTRFRGSGDGVGLFVDVVERPGQPRGTFGAGSVHHVALRTRDDAEQEAYMASLSEAGYRPTTVQDRQYFHSIYFREPNGVLFEIATDAPGFPDDEAVEELGRHLKLPAWFEPQRAQIEAHVPRILNREYGVTIGGRDLNSQTAPAEPEADGQGVQVLTAGRPLADARVAMVLLHGRGGTAADILSLEREFNLSAFTYLAPQADGNTWYPQSFLAPLAQNQPHLDRALATIDAVMGELAAQGIPASRVVLGGFSQGACLALEYASRTSERLGGVVAFSGGLITLDRTGDLSGTPVFMGVDPRDGHIPLARFEETAANLRARGADVDARVIPGLGHTINADELNAARAVMQGIAGAMG
- a CDS encoding MarR family winged helix-turn-helix transcriptional regulator, yielding MPNRYAGSPEDRAALDAYVKLWRASHAVEVASNRHLAAHNLTISQFGVIEALYHLGPLSQRELAEKILRSSGNLTMVIDNLERDGLVRRDRDEVDRRIMRVSLTPDGEALIGRVLPAHVAGIREVFSVLTGEERDQLTSLSKKLGLALREREQAEPVGAGRRRNARGSA
- a CDS encoding aminopeptidase, with the translated sequence MTSDTVGTGAGTGLERARAAYEAVRAQGLKLNMQRGQPADADFDLSNALLGALGENDTHMDGLDLRNYPGGVAGLPSARALFGAYLDLKPENMIVWNNASLELQGYVLTFALLHGLRGGKPWAGQSPKMIVTTPGYDRHFLLLETLGFELLTVDMQPDGPDVDAIERLAAADPSVKGVLFVPTYSNPGGETISAEKARRLTSLKAAAPDFTVFADDAYRVHHLSPDPAAQDKPVNLVTLSRDGGFPDRAFVFASTSKVTFAGAGLGFLGSSEDNVKWLSKYLNAQSIGPNKVEQARHVKFLRDYPGGLEGLMAAHAALIEPKFRAVNEVLSEELGTDGTFATWKNPRGGYFISLDTAEPVADRVVALADAAGVSLTPAGATYPGGKDPHNSNIRLAPTRPPVEEVYVAMRAVAACIRLATEEYRARS